The following are from one region of the Acipenser ruthenus chromosome 19, fAciRut3.2 maternal haplotype, whole genome shotgun sequence genome:
- the LOC117424572 gene encoding uncharacterized protein LOC117424572, which produces MVAFLMGLQGGFTKFPCYLCLWDSRDTKAHYHRRDWPQRTEFSVGRNNVNWEPLVDPRKVLMPPLHIKLGLMKQFVRALDKESAAFKYLQDFFPKLSEAKVKAGVFVGPQIKKILECNEFPKKLTSKEKAAWNSFVAVVRGFLGNHKAENYVELVETLVKNYGTMGCRMSLKVHILDAYLHKFKENMGAYSEEQGERFHQDILDFERRYQGQYNENMMGDYIWGLIRESDLQYNCKSRKTTHF; this is translated from the coding sequence atggtggcattcctgatgggtctccaaggcggttttaccaagtttccctgctatctttgcctttgggacagcagggacaccaaggcgcactaccacaggcgggactggccacagcggaccgagttctctgtggggaggaacaacgtcaattgggagccactggtggacccccggaaggtgctgatgccaccactgcacatcaaattgggccttatgaaacaatttgtcagagctctagataaggagtcggcagccttcaagtaccttcaagacttcttccctaagctgtctgaggcaaaggtcaaagccggtgtcttcgtcggaccacagataaagaagatcctggagtgcaatgaattccccaagaagctcactagtaaggagaaagcggcttggaacagctttgtcgcagtggttcggggcttcctgggcaatcacaaggccgaaaactatgtggagctggttgagactctggtgaagaactacggcacaatgggctgtaggatgtccctcaaagtccatatccttgatgcttatcttcataaattcaaggagaacatgggagcgtactcggaggaacaaggcgagcgcttccaccaggatatactggactttgaacgccgttaccaaggacagtataacgagaacatgatgggagactacatttgggggctgattcgtgaaagtgatttacagtataattgtaaatctcgaaaaactactcacttctaa